The proteins below come from a single Chrysoperla carnea chromosome 1, inChrCarn1.1, whole genome shotgun sequence genomic window:
- the LOC123293768 gene encoding flocculation protein FLO11: MSQEPLIVQAIYSFKGSNNDELCFKKGDKITVTQREDGGWWEGTLGEKTGWFPSNYVKECKEVVSPTLSPIRTPDVNQQRQYRAVVLKDLIDSEKAHITELQGLVNNFLQPLEKSDILTRDEFRQLTGNLLEILDVHTQLLSLIEECVSRPNNEQRVGKLFLQWAPRIKSVHQAYCAMHPKAVCILDKYKTELTTFMENAGAASPGLLVLTTGLSKPFRRLDKYPGMLQELERHVEESHPDRGDTQRSVAVYKEIAASCSATRRQKELELQVLTGPVRGWEGQSLTQLGDILHMGSVAVGPQHHDRYLVLFPTTLLVLSVSHRMSAFIYEGKLPLTGITVSKLEDNETYKNAFEISGPLIERIIAVCQSRDEAQAWVDLLQKHTQSRIVSKTMNTSSSDLGPPQPPPHDITKLDPRGYSTRASILVYTCQPSLPFKCTYPPLTYPSASPYAHLTKYFSRLVRHKRITRDILKNLLYPQYSDTLKVDIASVKRRRHYSEFIMVKSSSNDWQKVSVIVISSGSDDDDSPDTDSDSSDTDVANTGDANKLSPLSRQNALDKDSKSTASNGSTASNPFGFIRYYNPSENYESSESFIDHGENCTNKKPESIIHTSTAKLQLAVIQQSSQNSDNSSFDCRTNEPYMACEDLLNLDESLRIPEMTPLGTVHRSKCVPSQRQSCPTKLVANKFNKCSLTTINVPTPPWQSNSEDNICSTQKESPSSSSSSSSSLTHSSCLDLPILPANTFPAPDDLLAEILYNTPPSLDPNLISPPTLTHQPESASSDRSCDTVRAVIRPPKNFRNEGSVSPEPKLDDVLSIPVENIGFRKHSINSDKPKRRSSIHIDNPSANELKRCVSFQYIQIQDPSSTSASTSCCPCCNSPRSSDSGMAGSYTLASPDYPQFPFCGCQRSSNSSSTLNFMINDERYHSLSIDEINRYKILTGREPDQRSNGSTSQMEPSDFESQCRCTSPFGSTPRTSCQPSITSGNILVESTDSATTSVTSSLDLNPLPTPQPWESENQIHRKLSAIRRTQSSKALSRNREQSSRPEIPQSSTSSTQQQGVYRSGMYAHWWLKAKIPSSVVVGIVQATSQGNNTSTAGKDDATHAMFSLAFKLWCLMSPIPPTTVGGSQQNRMSNTTNSNNSSGLLKRAHTFSHSNTLPTTNTTSNQKCVWTISSLRPSPPIIPSLDKQTSLLLHHDRRKPTTFEEDALILKVIEAYCSSPKARNTVSSVDLGYLSRGGNVLLHDQHNKKIHATQLHRSNPHLYSQNNTSKDQSKFWHHHNTLIPTSQGTGTGTARASTWCCGSFMLKQLKKTQHLD; this comes from the exons ATGTCACAAGAACCGTTAATTGTACAAGCAATCTACTCATTTAAAGGATCCAACAATGATGAG CTCTGTTTTAAGAAAGGAGATAAAATTACTGTAACACAGCGTGAAGATGGAGGTTGGTGGGAGGGGACCCTTGGTGAAAAGACTGGATGGTTTCCTAGTAATTATGTCAAAGAATGTAAAG AGGTTGTTAGCCCTACGCTATCTCCAATTAGGACTCCCGATGTAAATCAACAACGTCAATATAGAGCTGTTGTTTTAAAGGATTTGATCGATTCGGAAAAAGCCCACATAACTGAGTTGCAAGGTTTAGTGAACAATTTTCTTCAGCCACTTGAAAAAAGTGACat attgacTCGGGATGAATTTCGTCAGTTAACtggaaatttattagaaatattagaTGTTCACactcaactattaagtttaattGAAGAATGTGTGTCTCGGCCGAATAATGAGCAACGTGTCGGAAAATTATTCTTGCAGTGGGCACCTCGAATTAAAAGTGTGCATCAAGCATACTGTGCAATGCATCCAAAAGCTGTTTGCATCCTTGATAAATACAAGACTGAATTAACTACATTTATGGAAAACGCTGGAGCGGCAAGTCCTGGTTTACTTGTACTAACCACGGGTCTCAGTAAACCATTCCGTCGACTGGATAAATATCCGGGTATGTTACAAGAATTAGAGAGACATGTGGAAGAAAGTCATCCCGATCGTGGAGATACACAACGTTCAGTCGCTGTGTATAAAGAAATCGCTGCCAGTTGTTCGGCGACACGTCGTCAAAAAGAATTAGAGCTACAAGTATTAACAGGGCCTGTACGTGGATGGGAAGGACAAAGTTTAACACAACTCGGTGATATTTTACATATGGGATCCGTTGCTGTTGGACCTCAACATCATGATCGATATTTGGTGTTGTTCCCTACAACTTTGCTGGTTTTGTCTGTGAGTCATCGAATGAGTGCCTTTATTTACGAG gGAAAATTACCTCTAACTGGAATTACAGTTTCAAAATTAGAAGATaatgaaacatataaaaatgcgTTTGAAATATCAGGCCCGTTAATTGAACGAATAATCGCAGTATGTCAAAGCCGTGATGAAGCACAAGCTTGGGTGGATTTGTTACAAAAACATACACAATCTCGGATTGTATCGAAAACAATGAATACATCATCATCAGACTTAGGTCCACCACAACCGCCTCCAcat GATATTACAAAACTAGATCCACGTGGTTATTCAACGCGTGCCTCAATATTGGTATACACCTGCCAGCCATCATTGCCATTCAAATGCACATACCCACCGCTTACGTATCCGTCAGCATCACCTTACgcacatttaacaaaatatttttcacgttTAGTGCGTCATAAACGTATAACTCgcgatatattaaaaaatttattatatccaCAATATTCGGATACTCTTAAAGTGGATATAGCCTCCGTAAAACGTCGTAGACATTACTCAGAATTTATTATGGTTAAGTCTAGTTCAAACGATTGGCAAAAGGTGAGTGTTATTGTGATTAGTTCCGGTAGTGACGACGATGATTCACCAGATACCGATTCAGATAGTTCCGATACAGATGTGGCAAATACTGGTGATGCAAATAAATTAAGCCCATTATCACGACAAAACGCTTTGGATAAAGATAGTAAATCTACTGCGAGTAATGGAAGCACAGCAAGCAATCCATTTGGATTCATTCGATATTACAATCCCAGTGAAAACTATGAATCCTCAGAAAGTTTTATTGATCATGGAGAAAATTGTACCAATAAAAAACCAGAAAGCATCATTCATACATCTACGGCAAAATTACAACTAGCGGTAATTCAACAATCCTCGCAAAATTCAGATAATTCAAGTTTTGATTGTCGTACAAATGAACCTTACATGGCCTGTGAGGATCTCTTAAATTTAGATGAATCACTGCGTATACCTGAAATGACACCTCTTGGAACAGTTCATCGATCGAAATGTGTGCCATCACAACGACAAAGTTGCCCAACAAAATTAGTAGCAAATAAGTTCAATAAATGTTCGTTAACTACAATTAACGTCCCGACACCGCCATGGCAATCGAATAGTGAAGACAATATTTGTTCTACTCAAAAAGAATCACCATCATCCAGTTCTAGTTCCAGTTCATCACTAACTCACTCCAGTTGCCTAGATTTACCAATCTTACCAGCAAATACATTTCCTGCGCCGGATGATTTGCTcgcagaaattttatataatactccACCGTCGTTAGATCCGAATCTTATATCACCTCCAACGCTAACACATCAACCGGAATCGGCATCGAGTGATCGTAGCTGTGATACAGTAAGAGCTGTTATACGCCCACCAAAAAATTTCCGTAATGAAGGTAGCGTTAGCCCTGAACCAAAATTAGATGATGTACTATCAATTCCAGTTGAAAATATTGGATTTCGTAAACATAGTATTAATTCGGATAAACCAAAACGACGTTCCAGTATTCATATTGATAATCCTTCGGCGAATGAGCTAAAGCGATGTGTGAGCTTTcaatatattcaaattcaagATCCAAGTAGCACTTCGGCAAGTACATCGTGTTGCCCATGTTGTAATAGTCCTAGATCATCCGATTCAGGAATGGCTGGAAGCTATACGCTTGCTTCACCAGATTATCCACAGTTTCCGTTTTGTGGATGCCAGCGGAGCAGTAACAGTTCTTCGACATTGAATTTCATGATAAACGATGAACGATATCATAGTTTATCGATTGATGAAATTAATCGTTATAAAATCTTAACCGGACGTGAGCCAGATCAGCGCTCAAACGGTTCCACATCACAAATGGAACCATCAGATTTCGAATCACAATGTAGATGCACATCGCCGTTTGGCTCAACCCCACGTACATCCTGCCAACCATCGATAACATCAGGGAATATTTTGGTTGAATCAACTGATTCGGCAACAACATCAGTAACGTCCAGCTTAGATTTAAATCCATTACCTACACCACAACCTTGGGAATCTGAGAATCAAATTCACCGAAAATTATCAGCAATCAGACGAACACAATCATCTAAAGCTCTATCGCGTAATCGTGAACAGTCATCACGTCCAGAAATTCCTCAAAGTTCAACGTCTTCCACACAACAACAGGGTGTTTATCGATCTGGAATGTATGCACATTGGTGGTTGAAAGCAAAAATTCCATCATCCGTGGTGGTTGGAATTGTCCAAGCAACTAGTCAAGGGAATAATACATCAACTGCAGGCAAGGATGATGCGACACACGCTATGTTTTCGCTGGCTTTTAAGTTGTGGTGTTTA ATGTCACCCATCCCACCAACAACAGTCGGAGGGAGCCAACAAAATCGAATGTCAAACACAACAAACAGCAACAATAGCAGTGGACTTCTTAAACGTGCGCATACATTCAGTCATTCCAATACACTGCCTACAACGAATACTACATCTAATCAAAAATGTGTATGGACTATTAGCTCCTTACGGCCATCACCACCAATCATACCTAGTTTAGATAAGCAAACGTCGTTGTTGTTACATCATGATCGACGAAAACCAACAACATTCGAGGAAGATGCACTCATCTTAAAAGTAATTGAAGCTTATTGTTCATCGCCAAAAGCTCGTAATACTGTTAGTTCAG TGGATTTGGGTTATTTGTCACGTGGTGGTAATGTACTCTTGCATGatcaacataataaaaaaatccatgCAACACAGCTACATCGTTCCAATCCACATTTATATTCACAAAATAACACTAGCAAAGATCAAAGTAAATTTTGGCATCATCATAATACATTGATACCAACATCACAGGGAACAGGAACAGGGACAGCACGTGCATCAACTTGGTGTTGTGGTTCTTTTATGctcaaacaattgaaaaaaacacaacatttagattaa
- the LOC123305787 gene encoding mediator of RNA polymerase II transcription subunit 11, giving the protein MTAPMERIQVLDSIEKDVITCLQSAGQAFTELSKEKSSLKQAESQTHLFLKTLNNVESKLTEQINYLTQVSTGQPHEGSGYASQKVLQMAWHRLEHARSRVNELERLKTKHLQGRPGATTTAAPRPGATLSAGNTPTSQT; this is encoded by the exons ATGACAGCACCGATGGAACGAATTCAGGTTTTGGATTCAATTGAAAAAGATGTTATTACTTGCCTTCAAAGTGCAG gtCAAGCTTTCACAGAGTTAAGCAAAGAGAAATCAAGTCTGAAACAAGCCGAAAGTCAAACACACTTATTtctgaaaactttaaataatgtagaatcaaaattaaccgaacaaattaattatctaaCTCAAGTATCAACGGGTCAACCTCATGAAGGATCTGGTTATGCATCACAAAAAGTATTACAAATGGCATGGCATAGATTAGAACATGCCCGATCTCGTGTGAATGAATTAGAacgattaaaaacaaaacatttacaaGGAAGACCTGGTGCTACAACCACAGCCGCACCTCGACCGGGTGCAACTTTATCAGCCGGTAATACACCTACATCTCAAACTTAA
- the LOC123301402 gene encoding homocysteine S-methyltransferase YbgG-like: MFGNYFRYFFDKFKMTPNITPTENGIPQIVVLDGGFSTQLCCHIGEIVDGDPLWSARFLATHPEEVINTHLDFLRAGADVIMTNTYQASIGGFVQYLNMTPEDSLELIKNAVNLAKTACDQFMEEYPDPDRSRPLIVGSVGPYGASLHDGSEYSGSYADQVTKQQLREWHIPRIEALIESGVDLLGIETIPCGKEAEVLVELIKEYPHIKAWLSFSCKDGAIANGDNFHKTVRKCYDSNPQQLVAVGINCLGPKYVEPLIKGLNKGRENRPIPIIVYPNSGENYNPESGWIDREKCEPVEGYIKHWLDLGVTWIGGCCRTYASDVSRIRNEVQKWSHEQKFNSDFKNNV; the protein is encoded by the exons Atgtttggaaattattttag atacttttttgataaatttaaaatgacgcCAAATATAACGCCCACAGAGAATGGGATTCCACAAATTGTTGTATTAGATGGTGGATTTTCAACTCAGTTATGTTGTCATATTGGTGAAATTGTTGACGGTGATCCATTATGGAGTGCACGATTTTTAGCAACACATCCAGAAGAAGTTATTAATACACATTTAGACTTTTTAAGAG ctgGTGCTGACGTAATAATGACTAACACATATCAAGCAAGTATCGGTGGGTTCGTACAGTATTTAAATATGACACCTGAAGATagtttagaattaattaaaaatgctgtaaattTAGCAAAAACAGCGTGTGATCAATTTATGGAAGAATATCCTGATCCAG ATAGATCTCGTCCATTAATTGTTGGATCAGTTGGTCCATATGGTGCTTCATTACACGATGGATCTGAATATAGTGGAAGTTATGCGGATCAAGTAACAAAACAGCAACTTAGAGAATGGCATATACCTAGAATTGAAGCATTAATTGAATCCGGTGTAGATTTATTGGGTATTGAAACTATTCCATGTGGTAAAGAAGCCGAAGTTCTTGTAGAATTAATCAAAGAATATCCACATATTAAAGCATGGCTATCTTTTAGTTGTAAA GATGGTGCAATTGCAAATGGAGATAATTTCCACAAAACTGTACGTAAATGTTACGATTCAAATCCACAACAATTAGTAGCAGTAGGTATAAACTGTTTAGGCCCAAAATATGTTGAACCATTAATAAAAGGATTAAATAAAGGACGGGAAAATAGACCAATACCTATAATTGTTTATCCAAATAGTGGTGAAAATTATAATCCAGAAAGTGG cTGGATTGATCGAGAAAAATGTGAACCAGTCGAAGGTTACATAAAACATTGGCTAGATTTAGGAGTTACTTGGATAGGAGGTTGCTGTAGAACTTACGCATCAGATGTAAGTCGTATACGAAATGAAGTCCAAAAATGGAGTCATgagcaaaaatttaattctgattttaaaaataatgtttaa